Proteins encoded in a region of the Ktedonobacteraceae bacterium genome:
- a CDS encoding DUF4012 domain-containing protein encodes MSSVPLVDFPTVDRDRPDITSWAEVNIAELSARERKYFAKRKAAVHAYLTSQQPLNEIAYQYHLSPRTLKRLIKKCLMRHEDGTPWGYRALVPGITVIDHTPAPVSGNGAATPNNEHDGDEEDTAERGAIKKTQTATALPVTPIPPAQLQEQQEERITGEEPVTGKIAAGAALHAEPAVIDANDTPVEIDPDETDKIDRLTSAPCSIPLPTEVDPDETDKIDRRCLDTGKQANETDATSIDDLPGEEEQEVGTGAVVEGEGGACSAQAEPAPASVSDPSMADGSGEAPSLHFPERMALQPYRPTSLYRAPVRMVHKDRRIRKRRMRSERLQRVRRRQAAILSGAVAAAMLMVLLIPVGTGLAAYSTYAHIRGVALDGVNNLLAVKDLLPISKSDPTAALNAAKLHQAQKDLTQAGSDFLELQQLVNRSDIASLVDDVAPQYSNQLGMARHLVQVGLDVSHMGNELLGVALLGANILHGSPLSSGSNAPLITAADVSDAEGALVHAQYYINDIQTQMSQVSIQDLPISDKQKTELTSVLALMPKAQSLITQAQGVTGIVSWLLGIGHPRRFLVQTMDNAELRPSGGFTGQYGILTISNGRMAPFTLQDVTELDYAGNGTELGRPAPPQYRSWMNFGNWGLRDANLSGDYPTSAKLAMQVFQEEGGGPVDGDISFTPTLISHVLEVTGPIQVPEYHETITAQNLEDKLHYYQQNQQAIQLQREKTGTNNAATRKAFTSLLGKILLDKVRHLSIKQLMTVMQKAVKDIQSHDLEIYFSDPQAEAWLVAHGYAGGMSTFTRQDGFMVVQANISISKASQYVHTTEQDNVVLDAQGGATHTLTITLNYQQTGPVYGYDTYADYIRVYAPQDAQLLYGDGFDTGKPLCGPGSPGGTGGTPGGGTGGTPGGGNGGTGKGNGNGNGGVPPGCQQYLTMFPGNERYCPDGDYALGQNAYVPGKGFTSWPIDGVGAPTELTSDMPGRAMWGGLTVTPKNCISYITLSWYVPHVVKHTPGQSPYQLLVQKQGGYIPTIQISIDTSAIKGLKPYNFNGALVADRVFALPILKKK; translated from the coding sequence TATTACCTCGTGGGCAGAGGTAAATATTGCTGAACTCAGCGCGCGCGAAAGAAAATACTTCGCGAAACGCAAAGCCGCTGTACATGCCTACCTGACATCGCAGCAGCCTCTCAATGAAATAGCCTACCAGTATCACCTTTCGCCCAGAACCCTCAAGAGACTGATTAAAAAGTGCCTGATGCGGCATGAGGATGGAACGCCATGGGGGTATCGCGCCCTCGTTCCCGGCATCACCGTTATTGACCACACACCCGCGCCTGTTTCCGGTAATGGCGCCGCTACCCCCAACAATGAACACGATGGCGATGAAGAAGATACTGCCGAGCGCGGAGCGATCAAAAAAACTCAAACAGCTACAGCATTGCCAGTCACACCCATTCCTCCTGCTCAATTGCAAGAACAACAAGAGGAAAGAATAACCGGGGAAGAGCCTGTAACCGGAAAAATAGCTGCCGGAGCCGCATTACATGCTGAGCCTGCCGTAATCGACGCGAATGATACCCCGGTTGAGATCGATCCGGATGAGACGGACAAAATAGACCGGCTAACTTCTGCACCATGCTCTATCCCTCTCCCCACTGAAGTCGATCCGGATGAGACGGACAAAATAGACCGGCGATGCCTGGATACTGGCAAGCAAGCGAACGAAACGGATGCGACATCCATCGATGATTTACCTGGCGAAGAGGAGCAGGAAGTAGGGACCGGGGCTGTGGTGGAGGGGGAAGGGGGAGCTTGCTCCGCCCAGGCCGAACCGGCACCTGCAAGCGTAAGTGATCCCAGCATGGCCGACGGGAGTGGGGAAGCCCCATCCCTTCACTTTCCAGAGCGGATGGCGCTTCAACCCTATCGCCCAACCTCGCTCTATCGCGCCCCTGTTCGCATGGTCCATAAGGATCGCAGGATACGCAAACGAAGGATGCGCAGCGAACGACTCCAGCGCGTGCGACGACGGCAAGCCGCCATCCTCAGTGGGGCCGTCGCGGCTGCCATGCTGATGGTTCTCTTGATACCCGTGGGCACAGGACTTGCCGCGTACAGTACCTACGCGCATATTCGCGGTGTTGCTCTGGATGGCGTGAACAACCTTCTTGCCGTCAAGGACCTTCTTCCCATCTCAAAAAGCGATCCCACAGCCGCGCTCAATGCCGCTAAATTGCACCAGGCCCAGAAAGATCTCACACAGGCCGGGAGCGACTTTCTTGAATTGCAGCAACTGGTCAATCGTTCCGATATCGCCTCTCTCGTCGATGACGTTGCGCCTCAATACAGTAACCAGCTCGGCATGGCTCGTCATCTCGTGCAGGTCGGTCTCGATGTCTCTCATATGGGCAACGAGTTGCTGGGCGTGGCCCTGCTCGGAGCCAATATCCTGCACGGCTCGCCGCTCTCAAGTGGTTCCAATGCACCGCTCATCACAGCAGCCGATGTCTCTGATGCCGAGGGCGCTCTTGTGCATGCCCAGTATTACATCAATGACATACAGACTCAAATGAGCCAGGTCTCCATACAGGACCTGCCCATCAGCGATAAGCAGAAAACAGAGCTTACTTCTGTCCTTGCCCTGATGCCGAAGGCGCAAAGCCTCATTACCCAGGCGCAGGGAGTTACGGGCATCGTCTCATGGCTGCTCGGCATAGGCCATCCACGCCGCTTCCTGGTCCAGACCATGGATAACGCCGAACTGCGCCCCAGCGGAGGCTTTACCGGCCAATATGGCATCCTCACCATCTCCAATGGCCGCATGGCGCCTTTCACGCTGCAAGATGTCACCGAACTCGACTACGCGGGCAACGGCACCGAACTGGGTAGACCCGCCCCACCGCAATATCGCAGCTGGATGAACTTCGGCAACTGGGGCCTGCGCGATGCCAATCTCTCCGGCGACTATCCCACCTCCGCGAAACTGGCCATGCAGGTTTTCCAGGAGGAAGGCGGTGGCCCCGTAGATGGCGATATCTCGTTCACGCCCACTCTCATCTCGCATGTGCTCGAGGTGACCGGCCCTATCCAGGTCCCGGAATACCATGAGACGATTACCGCCCAGAATCTCGAGGACAAGCTGCACTATTACCAGCAAAACCAGCAGGCCATCCAGTTGCAGCGAGAGAAAACCGGCACCAACAATGCCGCTACCCGCAAGGCCTTCACATCCCTGCTCGGCAAAATCCTGCTCGACAAAGTGCGCCACCTCTCCATCAAACAACTCATGACCGTTATGCAGAAGGCCGTGAAGGACATTCAATCCCACGACCTCGAAATCTACTTCTCAGATCCGCAGGCCGAGGCATGGCTTGTCGCCCATGGCTATGCCGGCGGCATGTCTACCTTTACCCGGCAGGATGGCTTCATGGTCGTGCAGGCAAATATCAGCATCAGCAAGGCCAGCCAGTACGTCCATACCACCGAGCAAGACAACGTCGTACTCGACGCGCAGGGTGGAGCGACGCATACTCTTACCATCACCCTCAACTACCAGCAAACCGGTCCCGTCTACGGCTACGATACGTATGCCGACTATATCCGCGTCTACGCGCCGCAAGACGCGCAGTTGCTGTATGGCGACGGCTTTGATACCGGCAAACCACTCTGCGGACCCGGCTCTCCCGGAGGTACGGGCGGCACTCCTGGTGGTGGTACTGGTGGGACGCCCGGTGGTGGCAACGGCGGTACCGGAAAAGGTAATGGCAACGGCAATGGTGGAGTGCCGCCTGGTTGCCAGCAGTATCTCACCATGTTTCCCGGCAACGAGCGTTATTGTCCCGATGGCGATTACGCGCTTGGTCAGAACGCCTATGTTCCCGGCAAGGGCTTCACCAGCTGGCCTATCGACGGCGTTGGCGCTCCTACGGAGCTTACCAGCGATATGCCTGGAAGGGCCATGTGGGGTGGTTTAACCGTCACGCCCAAAAACTGCATCTCGTACATCACCCTCTCGTGGTATGTTCCGCATGTCGTCAAGCATACTCCTGGTCAGTCTCCATACCAGTTGCTCGTGCAGAAGCAGGGCGGCTATATCCCAACCATCCAGATCAGCATCGACACCAGCGCCATCAAGGGCCTCAAGCCTTATAATTTCAATGGCGCGCTGGTCGCCGACAGGGTTTTCGCCCTCCCCATCCTCAAAAAGAAATAA